CAGTTCGAAATCGCCGCCGATGCTGGATCCGGCGAGCGGCGCGGTGGCCAGGTCCGGCTGCGCGGGGGTATTGTCACAGGCCGCCAGCAGGGCGAGCGGGAACAGCGAGGCGAGTAGCGGCTTGAGGGTCATGGAAAGGCGGTTCATGTCCTGCTAACAGGGTTGGGGCAAGGGATGGTTCGCACCGTGGGCGCAGCGCGCCTGCTACGCCATCCTTCCGGTGGAGGCCAGTAATTCGGCCAGCATCAGTGCCAGTATTTCGGCCGGATCCGGCCACAGCAATTGGGGAGCGCACGTCAAAGTGTTCAAGCGGTTTCGTCTCTTCGGCCTTGTCGGCCTGTTCCTGTCCACCCTGATGGGCGCGAGCCTTGCCAGCGCGCAGGGTTTTTCCGACGGTTTCCTGTTCCTGGAAGCGGTGGAAAAACGCGATGCGGCAAAGGTGAACGAGCTGCTGGAGCACAATGCCACGATCGTGAACTCGCGCGATCTCGCCAAGGGCCATACCGGCCTGCACATCGCGACCAAGCGGCGCGACCTGCAATGGATGGGGTACCTGCTGGGTAAGGGCGCCGATCCGGACATTGCGGACAAGAACGGCGTCACCCCCCTGATGGTGGCCAGCCAGCTTGGCTTCGTGGAAGGCGTGGAACTGCTCAGCAGCAAGGGCGCGAATGTCGATATCCCGAACTCGGCCGGCGAGACGCCGCTGATTTCCGCCGTGCACCGCCGCGACCTGAGCATGGTGCGCGTGCTGCTGCGCGGGGGGGCGGATCCCGATCGCAATGACAATTCCGGCCGTTCCGCGCGCGATTACGCGACGCTCGGCGGCCCCGGGAACTCCGTCCTGAGTGAAATCGACCGGCTGGGCGGCGAGCCCGGATCGCGGACCAAGAAGAAGGCCTCGACCTACGGGCCCAGCTTCTGATGGAAGCCGCCGCTGCCGATACCGGGCCCGGTTTTGCCGACATGACGCTAGACGAGCTGCGGCTCGCGCTCGCTCCGGAGATTGCGGAAGCGGCGATTTTCGACGGCTGGAGCGACGCTGCGCTGGAAAGCGCTGCCGAGTTCGCCGGTGTCGACATGGACGTGGCGCGGCTGGCCTTCCCGGGCGGGCCGATGGACATGACGGTGGCATGGATCGAGCATGTCGATGCGGCGATGGCAGCAGCCTGGCCGCAGGAGAAGCTGGCAGCCCTGCCGATCCGGGAGCGTATCCGCACGCTGCTGCAGTTCCGGCTGGACATGCTGGACGGCAAGGAAGAGGCCGTGCGCCGTTCCCTGGCGATCCAGGCCATGCCGCAGAA
This genomic interval from Paraurantiacibacter namhicola contains the following:
- a CDS encoding COQ9 family protein, which translates into the protein MEAAAADTGPGFADMTLDELRLALAPEIAEAAIFDGWSDAALESAAEFAGVDMDVARLAFPGGPMDMTVAWIEHVDAAMAAAWPQEKLAALPIRERIRTLLQFRLDMLDGKEEAVRRSLAIQAMPQNLPLTMKVAWNSADAMWRLAGDTATDYNHYTKRTILLGIYSASIAVFVEDESEDKADTRAFVDRRIEGVMKFEKAKAQLLKPRESFDMMRFLGRLRYPSR
- a CDS encoding ankyrin repeat domain-containing protein, producing MFKRFRLFGLVGLFLSTLMGASLASAQGFSDGFLFLEAVEKRDAAKVNELLEHNATIVNSRDLAKGHTGLHIATKRRDLQWMGYLLGKGADPDIADKNGVTPLMVASQLGFVEGVELLSSKGANVDIPNSAGETPLISAVHRRDLSMVRVLLRGGADPDRNDNSGRSARDYATLGGPGNSVLSEIDRLGGEPGSRTKKKASTYGPSF